The genomic window CACGAGAACTGCCCGGACGTTTCCGATCATCAAGAGCTAACGCGAGATCAGGTGGCAGCGGCGCTAGGGTTACTAGACGCGAGTAGTTGTGAAACCTTTATCCATAGGCACACCGGCAATTACTCCCTTACCGGCTTAACGCTTGATTCCCTTTGGCAACTCGTTCTTGCTGAGCATCGCAAGCTGAATCCTCACTTCCCCTATCAGGAACCCGTCGACAGCAGGAGCAAGAAGCCACTCAAAATGTCGGAGTCATTACTATGCTTTCGCCGCTTCCAGTTTGGTATTCGTAACAGCACAAGCCCCGTCCTGCTGGCCCCGTTCAAGCGGGAATATTTTAAGGTGCGCCTTGAGGCACCCTCCGGGGGGCGCGCTAAGTTGTTGTGCTTTTTCACCCGACATGGCTATAAGGCAATTAAGCTCAAGTCGCACAGCCTGCGCCATCTGCTCAACCGCCTTGCACGGCGCAGCGGCGTACCTATCGACACGATCACCACTTGGAGCAGCCGGGCCTCCGCCAAACAAACGCTCACCTACCTGAACGATGACCCGCAGGAAGCGGCAAACAAGGGCGCCGCCCTGCTAGGAATGCAGCAAGAGCAGACCCACAAAGAGCCAATCACCTACGAAGAAGCTGAGATTCACAGCCAAGGGCCATTCCATAGAAGCCGCTACGGGCTGTGCCGTCGATCTTGGCGCGCGGGGCCGTGCAACCGCTTCGCTGACTGCCTCAACTGCTCAGAGTTACTGATATGCAAAGGGGACAAGCTGGCAGTTGACGCCGTAGCCAAAGACCGAGAGCACTTAGTTCGGACACTCGACGCAGCCAAGGCGGCTGTCGACAACGGCGAACGAGCCGCCTCGCGCTGGATGCAGGTGGCAGAGCCACAGATCGGACGCCTGACCCAGCTTCTAAATATCCTTAACGACGCGGGCATCCCCGATGGTAGCCCGATCGAGCTAGCTGATAGCACTGACTTTAGCCATGAGCAGTTAACTGTCGAGAATAAAGCCGCATCAGTAGGCGTAACACTATTAGATAGGAAGGACCTAAAAATTGAGTACGGCAATGAACTGCTGACCTGCTTGGACTTACTGAGGAATCCTGACAATGCCTAAGGCAATTACCGACTCACAACTAAACAAAATGGCAAAAATGATTCGCGATTGGCCAGAGAAAGAGGCATTCAACTGGAACAATATCTGCACCGCATCAAAAAGCATCTTGGGCTATACACCAACTCGTCAAGCTCTCTCCGGCAAGCTAATGCTGAAGAACGCTTACCAGATCAAGAAGAAACAGCGCAGAGATGCAATAGCTAAGGTCGAGGGTATTCCAAGACCACAAAGCATGCCCGCCGCGATGGACAAAATAACACGGCTTCAACAAGAGAATGACACATTAAAGGCTGAATTATCCAAGATGGCTGAAGTTGCTCAGCGATTCATATACAACGCTAGCATTGCTGGTCTTTCCCAACAGAGGTTAATGGAGCCTCTTCCTAAAGCGCGTCGAGACTAGATTGATAGGAGCGTGACATGGCAAACGGACAAGAACGAGCCGCAGCAAACATAGCCAAATTCGAAGTTTGGGCCTCGGAACGCCAGGTAGCCGGCGATTGGACGGACTATATCCGCCAAGGCCAGCTTAACCGCACCGAAATCGCCGCCGAGTGCGGCTTTGCCAAGTCTGCGTTGCGTCAGAACCCAGCAGTTAAAACCGCTCTGGAGGCGTTGGAAGTGCGCCTGCGCGCTGAGGGCACCCTGCCATCTGGTAAGGGAAAGAAATCGCCACAGGCTCAAGATGAGGCAGCCTCTGCGTCGGTGGAGCAACGCATCGTCACGCTTAATAACCGCACCGAGCAGCGCGTGAATGCACTTGAAGAGCAAAACGCTGCTCTACGTGCTGAAGTGCGGGAACTGCGCGAGCAGCTCAAGCGTTACCAAATCATCGATGACCACCTCGCCCAGACCGGCCGTTTGGTGCGACCATGACCGATCTCTCTGTGGAGCTGACCATCACGGCCGTCCTGAATCGAGGAGTGCGCGGCGGCGTCATTATGGCCGGTGTCGATACCGAAGGTCGTCGCTACGTTGCGCGTTGTAGCTGGACGCTCATACCTGATTCATCTTTCCCCGGCAAAGGCCAGCGATGGGCGCTTTGCGGTGCGCTGAGAAAATTCCAGCAAGAGCAGCAGATCGAGGCCACGCACGCCGAGTTACTGCGTCCATCGGGTAAAAACATTATCGCCTGGATTGCTGGGTGTTCTGACATCCAAGGCGTGGGTCAAGTCAAAGCGCAGCGCCTCTACGATCGCTTCGGTCCCGAACTGGTGACGCTCATCGAACAGAAGGACATAGATGCTCTGAGCGATGTTGTCAGCTCCGAAGCAGCAGACCTACTGTGCCATGCCTTTGAGAAATACCAAGTTGCGCAGACGCTGGTCTGGCTCGATCAGGTGGGCATGCAGCGGCGGATCGGCCAGAAAGTGGTCGACTGTTATGCCGATAAGGCGCGGGAGAAAATCGAGGGCAACCCCTATGCCTTGATCAGTTTCGAGGCGCGCTGGAAGACGGTCGATGCATTAGCTCAGGAGCGCTTTGGCGTGACTGAAGATGATCCGAGACGACTGGAGGCAGCGGTCGAGGAGGCACTTTACCGGGGTCTCAAGAACGGCCACACCTGTCTGCCGGAAAAAGATGCCAAAAGCCGACTCAAGACGCTGCTCGGTGACAATAAGCTCGCTCAACAGGCCCTGGCCATCGGTGAGAGCAGCCAGTACCGCAAGGTGGGTCACTTCTACCAGCCGACCGGCACCTATCTGATCGAGCTAGAAATCGCCCAGCGTCTTTCGCGCATGGTCGCTGGTGAAGTAGCCAAGCAGGAGTCTTTCTTCGGGGCGGGCGAGGCCGATCCCGACATGGTAGAGACGGCTATCAACAATTTCGAGCGCACCCAGGGCTTAGCACTCTCCACCGAGCAACGTCAGGCCGTACTGTGCAGTGTTTGCGCCTCTCTTAGCTTAATTCTGGGCGGCGCAGGCACTGGCAAAACTACCGTGCTCAAGACCCTCTACGAAGCGTTAGAGGTCGTGCAGCCCAGCGTGGCCATCTACCAGGTTGCTCTCGCGGGGCGTGCTGCACAGCGCATGCAGGAGGCCACAGGCCGAGAAAGCTGCACGATTGCTGCTTTCTTCGCACGGGTTACCGAAGAGCTGCTCGGTAGCGGTGCGGTAGTCGTCGTCGATGAGGCATCAATGGTAGATGCCATTCTTTTTTATCGGCTCTTGCGCCGCATCCCGCCTGGAACGCGACTGATCCTGGTCGGCGATCCAAGTCAGCTCCCACCCATTGGCCCTGGCCTTGTGCTGCATGCACTTGCCGGTCATCCTGCCATTGCCCAGACGGAACTAAAAGTGGTCAAGCGACAGTCAGATGCAAGCGGGATTCTGCCTGTAGCTATGGCTGTGCGTGAACATACACTGCCGGAGTACGCTGCCTATCAAGGCCGAGGTAGCGGCGTATCGTTTATTGAATGTTCAGAATATTCACTCGATGAAACCATAGTGAGGCTCTACGAGGAGCTTGGCGGCAATGGTGCCGATAACAGCGTTCAGATGCTCTCTACCACACGAAGCGGTCAAGGCGGTGTTCACCGGCTGAATCAACTCTTGCATGAGCGCTATCGGCGTAATGGCACGCCTATTTGCTACGTCGACTTGCAATACGGCGTAGTACCCGCCAAGTCATTGGATTACGTGCCATTCAAGGTCGGCGATCTGGTAATGTTCACCAAAAACGACTATTCCCTTGGGCTGCGCAACGGCTCTTTGGGCCGGATCATTGAGGCGTTACCTGTCGAAGAGGCAGAGAGTGACTGCTGTAAGGTCGATTTTGAGGGTATTGAATACACCCTGAAGACGACACAACTTGAATCGCTCAGCCATGCCTATGCCATCACCGTTCATAAGTCGCAGGGGTCACAGTTCTCGCGGGTCATCGTGCCGATTCGTCAGTCGCGCCTGCTCGACCAAGCCTTGATCTATACCGCGATCACCCGCGCGGTGGATCAGGTAGTACTGATCGGGAGTCGAGAAGTTGCGGCCGCAAGCATTCTAGCCCTGGCCTCTGCCGCACGACGGCACGTTTCGTTGCCTGAGCTTTTGAAGTCATCAAACCACATAGAGCGGAGCCAATCTTAATACTTCATGAATCAGGTTGACTGGCCTTCAAAGAGGCGTAGAGGGCCGTCTTGCTAACTTTGATTCGTGCGGCGGCCTCGCGGACATTCAGCCCATTGGCCAAGTGCTCCCTTGCCCGCTTCAATTTGTCGCCAGTGACAACCGGCTTACGCCCCCCTTTGCGTCCACGAGCGGCGGCAGCTGCTAGCCCCGCCTTAGTGCGATCACGAATCAAGTCGCGCTCAAACTGCCCCAGGGCACCGAACACATGAAAGATCAGTCGCCCACCAGCCGTAGTGGTATCGATGTTTTCGGTCAGCGACCGGAACCCGACACCACGAGCCTCCAGAGCACTGACCACCTCAATCAGATGCGGCAGCGAACGTCCTAGACGATCCAGTCGCCACACGACCAGCACATCGCCGTCGCGAAGAAACTCTAGGGCGGCCATCAAGCCTGGCCGATCAGCTTTGGCCCCAAAGACAGTATCGTCGAAGATTCGCTTGCACCCCGCTTTACACAGCGTATCTTTCTGCAAGGCAGTATCCTGCTCTGCTGTCGAGACCCGCGCATAGCCGATCAATGCCATTGAACGCCTTTTTTGTCCGTTATTCCGTACGCATATCTTATTGTCCAAAATCACATTAAACAAACATATTGTCGGACATTGTCCGGGTTGGCCATCTAATGATCTTTTCCCAGACTGTCATTCAACTGAGCGATAGCCCCGACACATGCTCACGGACCAGAGCCCAACAGCGTTCTAACCACGAAACTTCTTGCCGGTGACGCCATTAAAGGGCTCAGACAGCCCTTGTGCCAAGGTATTTACCAGCCGTTCAGCACCCTGTTTAATCTACTGAATTATGTGCTCTTTAAATAGCCAACCAAACAAAACTCAACCATAGATCCCGTATCCAAGCTTACGCATCTTGATTAAGTAATCAATCAAACCGCTACTGCCACTCCGTCTCCAATGGGAAAGATTATGGTCGAGAATTTTCTCAAGCTCATCAAATAAATATTTTTTACCCTCCATTAATCGACTACTTCCTACAGGACTCGTGTCGTCAAACCCTTTGCTCGTGCAAAACGCTTGTATGTGTTGCCTTAAATCAAACTTTGACGTGGCATAATCAGCATCCATGCATTTGCAATACTCAAGAAATTCAGAAAGAGTGCTGCCAGTTTTTGCACAAGCTGACAATATGCCTTCAAACTCATCGATAGACACAAAATAGATGTTTTCTGCGGGAATCAGTTCATCACCAAATTCACTCGCTAACCTTGTCCTGAATCCGTGAAACCAGCTTCCCAAAACGCTTCTAACCTACTGAGCTACATGGCAATATAGCTGATATCGCCATTCACCCGTACAGTGCCATGCCCAACGTCAAGTTCCGCTCCAGTCGTCGCACACTCACCAGCCATGCTGGCCTATCCATCATCGGTCAGTGCCTTGAAACTGCCGGTGTCGACAGCATCGATAGCCGTTACCCAACGTCGCTAGGGATGCGCAACAGCGACGTGATCAAAAGCTACCTAGGTCTGCTGTGCCTGGGGATGAGCGACTATGATGCCATTGAAAATTTCCGTCATGACAAACCCTTCCAGCAACTTCTGACCCTGCAAAAAGTGCCGAGTACTGCTACGTTGCGGCAACGGCTGGAGAAGCTTGCCGCCAAGGACTTACAGGCACGTACGGCGGCCTGGTCCACGACCTTGCTATCCTTGGCTGAAGTGCCTATCACCGCCGAAAAGGGGCATGTCTGCCTGGATATCGACACCTTCGTCATGGATAACAGCAACTCCAGCAAAGAAGGCGTCTCACGAACCTATAAGAAAGTCGATGGCTATACCCCGATTGCCGCCTACCTGGGCAATGAGGGCTGGTGCCTGGGCCTGGAGTTGCGTCCCGGCAAACAGCACACCATGAAGGAGAGCAACGCTTTTTTGGAGCGCGTGCTCCCTCGTGCCCGAGGTCTGACCGAGGCTCCTATTCTGCTTCGAGAAGATAGCGGCTTTGACAGTAAGGCCCATCTGGCGTTGATTGAGCAGCACCGCCAAGCGTTTGCTAAAGACGGTCGCCAACTCGACTACATCGTCAAGTGGAACCCGCGGGACTCGGCCAAGGCGGATCTAGATACCTGGCGCGCGGTGGCGGCCAGCTATTGGGAAGAGCTGCGCCCTGGCAAGCGTCAAGCCATATGGGCGCAGAGCGCGTCAATCACGGTCGACAAGGTCGAGTATGTGGTCAAGCGCGTGATGCGCCTGGTGGAACGTACCGCCGATCGCGATGGGCAACTGCTGCTCGAACCGACGTATGAGCTGGAAGGCTGGTGGACCAGTCTGGAAGAGTCGCCGGAGGCGGTTATTCAGCGCTATAAAGCGCATGCGACCCACGAACAGTTCCACAGCGAGATCAAGACCGATCTCGACCTGGAGCGACTGCCTTCGGGCAAGTTCGCCACTAACGATCTTATCCTGCACCTCGCCCAGCTGGCCTACAACATCCTGCGGTTGATGGGGCAATTGGGCATGACCGGCGAGCTGAGTCCCGTTCGTCATCCTGCCAAGCGGCGTCGGATACGGACAGTGCTTCAGGAGCTTGTACATCGCGCCGCCATCGTCGTTCACAAAGCACGGCAGGTGATACTTGATTTTGGGCAGGATGTTGGGCGGATGACGGTGCTCAATACCCTGCGTACTCGGCTGCGTTATCCAAAAAGGTCGCCATGCTGACCGTTTACTGGGTAAGGCAGCGCAGTCGCGGGCTAACGGATACTGTTAGCCAAAGTCACCGTGCTCGATCGGTTGAAATGCACGACAAAACAGGCTGTCAACGCCGATCAATGCAACAAGAAGCGGCACTAGCCGGTATGTGTTGGTCGCTTAAGCCGGTATCGGTGATCAAAAAGTACGTGCTGGCGTTGATAGGGAAAGTGTCGGCGCCGACTTCACGGATTCAGGCTTGTAAAAAAATCTTCGGCTATATTCGCTTTAACTTTTCTCCCATTTTGAAGATAAAAGCTTTTCAACGTAACAACCAAACAATACCGGTTACTGGGATTAGGAACCGTTGTGTCAGAGACCAAATCAAGAAGGCGACTACATTCATAAGCTTGCCTAACTGCTCGAAGAATACTTCTATTAATTCTATGCATTAGCACTTCAGGATTATCAGATACCCTTACCTTTTTATGTGGCTCTATTCCTTTTGCATCTATAAAGACCATCCCGTCTTCATCATGGACAATATAATCAACAACCTTACCTTCCGTGCCTTTCCTTTTATATATATCAAGAACATCATCTTCGCTAAGACATATATTGCCATTCTCTTTTATAATATCCCCTAAGTAGGATTCAAAATCCTGGGTAAACCTTCTCTTCATGCTTTCATGACAATTTATGTCAATAAGCGAAAGGGGCTTGAAAGGCAGGGACTCTCGAATTATCACATTATGAGGAACAACAACTTCATCTGCCATGAATACAGCAGGCGCTCTGCACAGCTTGGGCATATCAAAGTAAGAGTCACGAAGCGTAGACTCCGAAAAAAATGCAGAAAAAAAATGGGTTAGGTTGTCAAAACTATTCCCTAAGCTCCTGAAGAAGTTGCATATTGTTTTAATATCATAGTGTGGAGAAAGCTCAATCACCGCCCTTTGGAAACCAAGCTTGTGGCAATTACCATCAAGCCTCATCAACAGCCATAAACTCAGAATAAAGTAGTCATCAAGCTTCACTCCGACAGTCTTAAAAAATCTCTCCCTGTATACCACACCTCCATTTTTATACACCAATATCACATAAATTCTTATAAGATCGAAGCAATTGGTGACAGCATTCTTTTGGAACCAGGTCTGACTAATAACCATCTTCCGCATCTCAAGATCCACACCTCCTTCGTGCCTAAACCTGACAGCTTCACCTTGAAGCTCATGCATGCGATTTATAATTTTCTCAACGTCTTTTCTGGTTGCAATGACTTGGCCTGGAGAATCTTTAGATTGATATAACCACTCAATCAAAAGCAAACAAAGCCAAGGAAACTTTCTTAGCCTATCAATAGATTCATACTCCGGAGCATGCAACAACTGAATAACTTCTAAAAAAAAACTATTTTTATCAAATCTTGACAGGCTCTTCCTAACGTCGTTGGCCTTCTCGGTATATGACATCCTTGAACCTTAGATAATAATCGATATTAAAAAAGAAAAACCTTGACTAATTAGATTAAGGCATCTCTACGCTCATCCTCTTTCTCTCGTTTTCAACCACATCGCGGAAGAAGGCGTCTTCAGTGCCGACTCCTCGCTTGTCAGGATTAGGCCAAAGCACGCTAATCAAGACGTAGCGCACGGTGTTGGGGTATTTCTCAAGCAATTTCCCCAACTGCTGGGGAAGCGTGTCAAACCACTGAAAGCAAAACACTGAATGGTCAAGATAATATCCGCGACCCTTGAAGAGCTGGGCCTGTTGACCGAAGTCCTTATGTTCTCTAAGCCAAGTAAGCCGGAACCGTGCAGCAAGCACATCGTGAAGCCACTGCACATCTCTATGGTCATAGCTCCTAATGGGTATGAAAGGTTTTAGCTCTGGTGCCAAATCATCAACTCGATACTCAAGACCATCAACTATTCGACAGACAGCATCCAAGTATGCATTATGCTGAAGATCGGCGAGAGTCATGTCATCAGACTCAAACCACGGACTTATAATCATGACGACTAGTTCCGGTCTTTCGGTTTATGGATCATGGCAATGGTTCCGTAGTACTTTTCATCTACAGCGAACCAGAGCTCGGTACGAACAGCCCGACAGGTTATGATTTCATATCCATCCATGCGCGCATCATCCAGCAAACTTGGATGGAACTCATTAGGACAATTAGGACACTCCTTAGGCTCTGCGGCCCAGCAGTTGATCCGTAAAACGTGTTCTTTACCCATTTATTGAATCAACGGAGAAATATCGTCTTGAGGGAAACCCGCACGAAGTAAGCACTCGTAGGTGGCGTTCCATTGTGCAACGCTAATAACCTCATGATGACTAACCATGGCGCTTCTCCACCAGCCTGCCCGTCGTATTGTCCATCCGATATTGGGCAATCGTGCCATCAGCTATTCGCTTGACTATTTCTCGGGCGGCATCCAACTCAACATCAAACCATTCACGGGGGCGATAGCTCTCGCCGTCACGGCTGCGTAACAGCACATTCACGCGCTGCTGATGAAGCATGGCGTGAACCAGGCGCTCGAATCGCCTTGGGTCTAGGTTGTAGCATTCAAAAGAGGTGACGACCTTTACAGGCGCTTCCAGGTAGGTCTGCTGACGCTCTGCACCAGCAATGCGCTGCTCCAGTTTCTTCTCGGTGTAGCCAATTTTATGCAGGTTTCTGATGCCCTGAAGCGCCGGATCTTGGCTGAGCGAACGCAGGATGTAGATAACGCCTGTGCGTTTATCGTGATGGGTAATGCCTTGCATGACATCCAATGTGGTGTCAGGACGCAGGATACGCCGCCCGGTCTCATCCTTATAAAGTGCTCTGGCAAGTGATCGAAGCAGCAGATTAGATTCGGTGCCGTTATCAAAGACGACTCTCAGACGCGGGTTAAATTTACGACCTGCACCTACGCTCTCCTGACCTACCTGATCAGCAACACACAACATACCGTTGAGCACGAACATATCGCCCTCGTCGATTTGAGACTCTTTCTGAAACGGCACCGTCTCGGCATCACCTTCACGCAATTCTTCCCTGACCTGCTCAAAAAGCCCCTCAAACCGATAAAAATCCTCGCAATGGGTTCGCCGTGCAATTTCATCCGGCATGTCGCGCTCACTGACTTCTGGCACATGCATCATGTCAAAAATCGAGGCGACACCTTCATCATCATCACTCAGCAACCCCAAAGCATCGCTATTCCAAATATCATCCAACGAGGTAACGCTGTCAGGCGCAATGTCATGATGAGAGTTGCCCACTGACTCTGATGCTTGTTCTTGGACTGTAGGTTGCTCAGGAACGGCGCGGTGATCGGTGGAACGATCTTCGGGTGCTTGTTGCTTGTCTGTATCCCCCGTATAGCTGCTCAGAAGCCCCAAAGAGTCCCAGTCAGCCAATCCCTCAGCATGGTCTTTATCTTGCCTCAGAGAGGCTAATTGGACGGCTAAGCTAGCCTCAGAAAGGTCTTCTGCCGTTTCATCAGGCTCCCTGCCCTTGTCTCGCACGAAGGCTTCGATATTTTGGAGTGCTGCGATAAGACGTTGATCTGCCGAAGGCGCTGACGTTGCTGAAGGCGCAACCCTCAGCAATCCCAGGTCGTCTGGCTCTGAGAAAATGTCATCCAGTGTTTTACGCTTTCGCGGCTCCCGGCGTGTTCGGATCATGCTGAGGCTCCCCTCATCCGTTCACGTTTCTTCTGCTGAATGAACGTCAGTGCCTCGGCATACCGCACTTCCATGTGATCATCGCTATGAATCGAGGGCGGATGGCCTTTTTCTTTCGTGAAGGCGACGATTTTCGGCCAGAGAACCACGGCCTCTTCCTCTGACATCTGCGCACGTTTGCCCACCACCGTATCTTGAATGGTCTTCAGAACAGGTGCTGTCAGTGCCTTGGAGAGAATTTCATAAGCGCCCTGAAACGGATTGATCTGGTTGATCAGGTCGATATTCAGGTGCTCGATGTTGACGAATTTTTCACCAATTTTCAGGAACTGGCGAGTTTGCTGGGGGCTATTGCTATCCGGGCCATCTTCAAGCGTCCGACCATCGGGGGCTGCGCCAGGATCAACAGGTTCTCCACCTTCACCGACGTTATAAACCTGATCCGGCTCGTGAATGACCGCACCTTCCGGTAGCTCATCTTCATTGAACAGGCCACCTGTCGAACGTGCGCCCATTGTCGTCAGCACCGTTTCGCGCAGCACCTCGCGCTCGTTGTCATCCAGGTCAGGGTGCAATTGCTCAATGACCTTGGGCAGCTCAACCTCATTGATCACTTCAGGTTCGGTCGTATCAGTCACCGCAGCAGCGGCCACCTCGGGCTTCTGAAGCAGCGATGCAATGATGTCTTCCTGACCACCGGATTGCAGAATCCCCATTACCTTGTCAGATACAGGCGACTGAGTGTCTTCAATAATCACGGTGCCTGCCTCAACT from Halomonas sp. CH40 includes these protein-coding regions:
- a CDS encoding GIY-YIG nuclease family protein — translated: MLRVAPSATSAPSADQRLIAALQNIEAFVRDKGREPDETAEDLSEASLAVQLASLRQDKDHAEGLADWDSLGLLSSYTGDTDKQQAPEDRSTDHRAVPEQPTVQEQASESVGNSHHDIAPDSVTSLDDIWNSDALGLLSDDDEGVASIFDMMHVPEVSERDMPDEIARRTHCEDFYRFEGLFEQVREELREGDAETVPFQKESQIDEGDMFVLNGMLCVADQVGQESVGAGRKFNPRLRVVFDNGTESNLLLRSLARALYKDETGRRILRPDTTLDVMQGITHHDKRTGVIYILRSLSQDPALQGIRNLHKIGYTEKKLEQRIAGAERQQTYLEAPVKVVTSFECYNLDPRRFERLVHAMLHQQRVNVLLRSRDGESYRPREWFDVELDAAREIVKRIADGTIAQYRMDNTTGRLVEKRHG
- a CDS encoding AAA family ATPase, with the protein product MTDLSVELTITAVLNRGVRGGVIMAGVDTEGRRYVARCSWTLIPDSSFPGKGQRWALCGALRKFQQEQQIEATHAELLRPSGKNIIAWIAGCSDIQGVGQVKAQRLYDRFGPELVTLIEQKDIDALSDVVSSEAADLLCHAFEKYQVAQTLVWLDQVGMQRRIGQKVVDCYADKAREKIEGNPYALISFEARWKTVDALAQERFGVTEDDPRRLEAAVEEALYRGLKNGHTCLPEKDAKSRLKTLLGDNKLAQQALAIGESSQYRKVGHFYQPTGTYLIELEIAQRLSRMVAGEVAKQESFFGAGEADPDMVETAINNFERTQGLALSTEQRQAVLCSVCASLSLILGGAGTGKTTVLKTLYEALEVVQPSVAIYQVALAGRAAQRMQEATGRESCTIAAFFARVTEELLGSGAVVVVDEASMVDAILFYRLLRRIPPGTRLILVGDPSQLPPIGPGLVLHALAGHPAIAQTELKVVKRQSDASGILPVAMAVREHTLPEYAAYQGRGSGVSFIECSEYSLDETIVRLYEELGGNGADNSVQMLSTTRSGQGGVHRLNQLLHERYRRNGTPICYVDLQYGVVPAKSLDYVPFKVGDLVMFTKNDYSLGLRNGSLGRIIEALPVEEAESDCCKVDFEGIEYTLKTTQLESLSHAYAITVHKSQGSQFSRVIVPIRQSRLLDQALIYTAITRAVDQVVLIGSREVAAASILALASAARRHVSLPELLKSSNHIERSQS
- a CDS encoding VPA1267 family protein: MANGQERAAANIAKFEVWASERQVAGDWTDYIRQGQLNRTEIAAECGFAKSALRQNPAVKTALEALEVRLRAEGTLPSGKGKKSPQAQDEAASASVEQRIVTLNNRTEQRVNALEEQNAALRAEVRELREQLKRYQIIDDHLAQTGRLVRP
- a CDS encoding IS1380 family transposase, with the translated sequence MPNVKFRSSRRTLTSHAGLSIIGQCLETAGVDSIDSRYPTSLGMRNSDVIKSYLGLLCLGMSDYDAIENFRHDKPFQQLLTLQKVPSTATLRQRLEKLAAKDLQARTAAWSTTLLSLAEVPITAEKGHVCLDIDTFVMDNSNSSKEGVSRTYKKVDGYTPIAAYLGNEGWCLGLELRPGKQHTMKESNAFLERVLPRARGLTEAPILLREDSGFDSKAHLALIEQHRQAFAKDGRQLDYIVKWNPRDSAKADLDTWRAVAASYWEELRPGKRQAIWAQSASITVDKVEYVVKRVMRLVERTADRDGQLLLEPTYELEGWWTSLEESPEAVIQRYKAHATHEQFHSEIKTDLDLERLPSGKFATNDLILHLAQLAYNILRLMGQLGMTGELSPVRHPAKRRRIRTVLQELVHRAAIVVHKARQVILDFGQDVGRMTVLNTLRTRLRYPKRSPC
- a CDS encoding recombinase family protein, with the translated sequence MALIGYARVSTAEQDTALQKDTLCKAGCKRIFDDTVFGAKADRPGLMAALEFLRDGDVLVVWRLDRLGRSLPHLIEVVSALEARGVGFRSLTENIDTTTAGGRLIFHVFGALGQFERDLIRDRTKAGLAAAAARGRKGGRKPVVTGDKLKRAREHLANGLNVREAAARIKVSKTALYASLKASQPDS